A portion of the Edaphobacter bradus genome contains these proteins:
- a CDS encoding metal/formaldehyde-sensitive transcriptional repressor: MSHIDKEKQRLVARIKRIRGQVDSIERSLTSEDDCADVLLLLANIRGGINSLMAEVLEDHIRLHLLTPERSTANPHELAEDMIELVRAYLK, translated from the coding sequence ATGTCGCACATCGATAAAGAAAAGCAGAGACTCGTTGCCCGTATCAAACGTATTCGCGGGCAGGTCGATTCCATCGAACGTTCGCTGACCTCCGAGGACGACTGCGCAGATGTTCTCCTGCTCCTTGCGAACATCCGGGGCGGTATCAACAGTCTTATGGCCGAAGTGCTCGAAGACCACATCCGGCTGCATTTGCTGACGCCCGAAAGGTCAACAGCAAATCCGCACGAACTGGCAGAAGACATGATTGAACTGGTGAGGGCATACCTGAAATGA